In Stenotrophomonas sp. ESTM1D_MKCIP4_1, a single genomic region encodes these proteins:
- the imuA gene encoding translesion DNA synthesis-associated protein ImuA yields the protein MGAVVALDRLLDGRQLWRGPARNGPASGHLASGHPALDARLPGGGWPASGLCEVLQDAPGVGELALVWPALATLSQRDRPIVLVAPPYRPHAPAWAAAGLDLAQLQIIQAAPKQALWAAEQCLRSAACAAVLCWPQPQQADDRSLRRLQVAADSGQCLGFVFRDVSAARNPSPASLRLQLDHGQVRVLKCRGGLPPAQPLPLAVAH from the coding sequence ATGGGCGCTGTCGTCGCGCTCGACCGTCTGCTGGACGGCCGCCAGCTGTGGCGCGGCCCGGCGCGCAACGGGCCGGCCAGCGGTCATCTGGCCAGTGGCCACCCGGCGCTGGACGCCCGCCTGCCCGGCGGCGGCTGGCCGGCCAGTGGCCTGTGCGAGGTGCTGCAGGATGCGCCCGGGGTGGGTGAGCTGGCCCTGGTCTGGCCGGCGCTGGCCACGCTGAGCCAACGCGACCGGCCGATCGTGCTGGTCGCCCCGCCCTACCGCCCGCATGCCCCGGCCTGGGCTGCGGCCGGACTGGACCTGGCCCAGCTGCAGATCATCCAGGCGGCACCGAAGCAGGCGCTTTGGGCGGCTGAACAGTGCCTGCGTTCGGCCGCCTGCGCTGCCGTGCTGTGCTGGCCGCAGCCGCAGCAGGCCGATGACCGTTCGCTGCGCCGCCTGCAGGTGGCCGCCGACAGTGGCCAGTGCCTGGGCTTCGTGTTCCGCGACGTGTCCGCTGCGCGCAATCCTTCCCCGGCCAGCCTGCGCCTGCAGCTGGACCACGGCCAGGTGCGGGTGCTGAAGTGCCGCGGCGGCTTGCCGCCCGCACAGCCGCTGCCGCTGGCCGTCGCCCACTGA
- a CDS encoding DNA polymerase Y family protein encodes MHWACLLLPQLALDSVLRLQPDPQRPLVLLQGPAQRRVLRAVSPAARAAGLRPGMLLSAAQVLVQDLQLHDYDPAIELHTRQLLASWAYAYSSQVSLDFPHALVMEIGASRALFGDWLKIRQRLRDGLHELGLRHRLVAAPTPHAARVLANVHDGLGVDAQQLPALLAQLPLARCGLPAEAVTVLGRSGLRTLGAALDLPRDSLARRFAPDVLQQLDALRGLPASPLRYYQPPDRFNARIEFEYEIESSQALLFPLRRLLLDLAAFLCSRDGGVQRFDLYFEHDLLPASVLTIGLLAPERDAALLFEIARNRMEAFALPAGSRALRLQAEHLPPFVPAARDLFDTRPAQAMPWTQLRERLRARLGDDAVQPLAVQADHRPEHASGTQPASGPPAYWPLRPGWLLETPQPLRDPRLRIIAGPERIESGWWDHADARRDYYVVETAHGQRGWAFRPRNDPHAPWMLHGWFG; translated from the coding sequence ATGCACTGGGCCTGCCTGTTGTTGCCGCAACTGGCGCTGGACAGCGTACTGCGCCTGCAGCCGGACCCGCAGCGACCGCTGGTGCTGCTGCAGGGGCCGGCACAGCGCCGCGTGCTGCGCGCGGTCAGCCCCGCTGCGCGGGCGGCCGGCCTGCGCCCCGGCATGCTGCTGTCGGCCGCGCAGGTGCTGGTGCAGGATCTGCAGCTGCACGACTACGACCCCGCTATCGAGCTGCACACCCGTCAGCTGCTGGCCAGTTGGGCCTATGCCTACAGTTCGCAGGTCAGCCTCGATTTCCCGCATGCGCTGGTCATGGAAATCGGCGCCAGCCGTGCCCTGTTCGGTGACTGGCTGAAGATCAGGCAGCGCCTGCGCGATGGCCTGCACGAGCTGGGCCTGCGCCACCGTCTGGTGGCCGCACCCACCCCGCATGCCGCGCGCGTGCTGGCCAACGTGCACGACGGCCTGGGCGTCGATGCGCAGCAGTTGCCGGCCCTGCTGGCGCAGTTGCCCTTGGCGCGCTGCGGCCTGCCCGCCGAGGCGGTCACCGTGCTCGGTCGCTCCGGCCTGCGCACACTGGGCGCGGCGCTCGACCTGCCTCGCGACAGCCTGGCCCGGCGTTTCGCCCCTGATGTGCTGCAGCAGCTGGACGCATTGCGGGGCCTGCCCGCATCGCCACTGCGCTACTACCAGCCGCCCGACCGTTTCAATGCACGCATTGAATTCGAGTACGAGATCGAATCCAGCCAGGCCCTGCTGTTTCCGCTGCGCCGCCTGCTGCTGGACCTGGCCGCTTTCCTCTGTTCGCGCGACGGCGGCGTGCAGCGCTTCGATCTGTATTTCGAGCATGACCTGCTGCCGGCCAGCGTGCTGACCATCGGCCTGCTGGCCCCTGAGCGCGATGCCGCGCTGCTGTTCGAGATCGCCCGCAACCGCATGGAAGCCTTTGCCCTGCCCGCCGGCAGCCGGGCGCTGCGCCTGCAGGCCGAACACCTGCCACCGTTCGTGCCGGCCGCGCGCGACCTGTTCGACACGCGCCCGGCGCAGGCCATGCCGTGGACCCAGCTGCGCGAGCGCCTGCGCGCGCGCCTCGGCGATGACGCCGTACAGCCGCTGGCGGTACAGGCCGACCATCGCCCCGAACATGCCAGTGGTACCCAGCCCGCAAGCGGGCCGCCCGCATACTGGCCACTGCGTCCCGGCTGGCTGCTGGAGACGCCGCAACCCCTGCGCGACCCGCGCCTGCGCATCATCGCCGGGCCGGAGCGCATCGAATCGGGCTGGTGGGACCACGCCGATGCCCGCCGCGATTACTACGTGGTGGAAACCGCGCACGGCCAGCGCGGCTGGGCCTTCCGCCCGCGCAACGATCC